A region from the Campylobacter blaseri genome encodes:
- a CDS encoding FecCD family ABC transporter permease encodes MQYKEFQQKRYKKIFLWTILSIFLLTLSAIFAISSGNGKLDFSIIPHLFLDSQKSMILYSIRLPRTIAAILGGALLGISGCAMQGVLRNPLASPYTIGIAQASAFGASFAIIALGVLEQNSGILQSVGIVGCAFISSMVCMILILYMGTKLSTMDSSSLVLAGVALGALFSSTTMMLQFFASDLNAAAAIFWTFGDLGKATWNNLTILSICFFLSILFLWKNHWKMDALSFGDEGAKARGVDVKALRITILIFATLSSAVVVAYFGIIGFVGLVAPHITRLVIGTSYGLLIPFSAIFGSILLITADVISKFILPPIIMPIGIVTSFMGVPLFLYLLIRKKSDT; translated from the coding sequence ATGCAATATAAAGAGTTCCAACAAAAAAGATATAAAAAAATTTTTCTTTGGACCATACTTTCTATATTTTTATTAACCTTAAGTGCTATTTTTGCAATAAGTAGCGGAAATGGAAAGTTAGATTTTAGTATAATTCCACATCTTTTTTTGGATTCACAAAAAAGTATGATACTTTATTCTATTAGACTTCCTAGAACAATTGCAGCTATTTTAGGTGGTGCTCTTTTAGGAATTTCAGGCTGTGCTATGCAAGGAGTATTAAGAAACCCGCTAGCTTCACCATACACTATAGGGATAGCTCAAGCTTCCGCATTTGGTGCTAGCTTTGCTATTATAGCTCTTGGTGTATTGGAGCAAAACAGCGGTATTTTACAAAGTGTAGGCATAGTCGGTTGTGCTTTTATATCAAGTATGGTTTGTATGATTTTGATTTTATATATGGGAACTAAGTTATCTACGATGGACTCATCATCTTTAGTATTAGCTGGTGTTGCTTTGGGGGCTCTTTTTAGCTCTACTACGATGATGCTTCAATTTTTTGCTAGTGATTTAAATGCTGCTGCTGCAATTTTTTGGACATTTGGTGATTTAGGAAAAGCTACTTGGAATAATTTAACTATTTTATCCATCTGTTTTTTTCTATCAATTTTGTTTTTATGGAAAAATCATTGGAAAATGGATGCTCTTAGTTTTGGTGATGAGGGAGCTAAAGCAAGGGGAGTTGATGTTAAAGCATTAAGAATAACTATACTAATTTTTGCAACATTATCATCAGCCGTTGTTGTTGCTTATTTTGGAATTATAGGCTTTGTTGGTCTTGTAGCACCACATATAACAAGGTTAGTTATAGGAACTTCTTATGGGCTTCTTATACCCTTTTCAGCTATATTTGGATCAATTCTTTTAATAACAGCTGATGTCATCTCAAAATTTATATTACCGCCAATTATTATGCCAATTGGAATAGTTACATCTTTTATGGGTGTACCACTATTTTTATACCTACTTATAAGGAAAAAAAGTGATACTTGA
- a CDS encoding ABC transporter ATP-binding protein translates to MILECLDLYVKIDKRELLNKINLKFKSGNFYAIVGPNGAGKSTMLKSIINLIDDIKGEIKLDEKSLLELNRVEIAKKVSYMSQFFNASNLSVQGVLALGRRALSNGSLSKGDHLKIEEISNLLNLNEWLDIPVSNLSGGERQKVLIASCLLQEPKILLLDEPISHLDPKNQHEMLELVKKITKEKDMITLVVLHDIHHALHYADSLVMLKKGKILGVKLRQDIKSDDLKELFDMDLTLYEINNHKFVYFGHEHYKKL, encoded by the coding sequence GTGATACTTGAGTGTTTGGATTTATATGTAAAAATTGACAAAAGAGAGCTTTTAAATAAAATAAATTTAAAATTTAAAAGTGGTAATTTTTATGCCATAGTTGGTCCAAACGGTGCAGGGAAAAGCACCATGCTAAAATCAATCATCAATTTAATAGATGATATAAAGGGTGAAATAAAATTAGATGAAAAAAGTCTACTTGAATTAAATAGAGTAGAAATAGCAAAAAAAGTATCTTATATGTCTCAGTTTTTTAATGCTTCAAATTTAAGCGTTCAAGGAGTTTTAGCGCTTGGAAGAAGAGCGCTTAGCAATGGGAGTTTATCTAAGGGTGATCATTTAAAAATAGAAGAGATATCAAATTTATTAAATTTAAATGAATGGCTTGACATACCAGTGTCAAATTTAAGTGGAGGCGAGAGGCAAAAGGTTTTAATAGCATCTTGTTTACTTCAAGAGCCAAAAATTTTATTGCTTGATGAACCAATATCTCACTTAGATCCAAAAAATCAACATGAAATGTTGGAGCTAGTAAAGAAAATCACAAAAGAAAAAGATATGATCACTCTAGTTGTTTTACATGATATTCATCATGCTTTACACTATGCAGACAGTTTAGTTATGCTAAAAAAAGGTAAAATTTTAGGAGTTAAATTAAGGCAAGATATAAAAAGTGATGATCTAAAAGAGCTTTTTGATATGGATTTAACTCTTTATGAGATAAATAATCATAAATTTGTATATTTTGGACACGAGCACTATAAGAAACTTTAA
- a CDS encoding iron-sulfur cluster assembly scaffold protein, with translation MAKNTLIGGSIWDEYSQKVQDRMNNPLHMGEITEEEAEEKGLKLVVADFGAESCGDAVRLYWLVDEKTEIIKDAKFKSFGCGTAIASSDTMAGLCIGKTVTEAVKITNIDVEKAMRDNPDTPAVPPQKMHCSVMAYDVIKAAAASYKGVNPEDFENEIIVCECARVSLGTIKEVIKINDLKSVEEITQYTKAGAFCKSCIKPGGHEKREYYLVDILAETRAEMEKEKLEAIANAKTSDSGIDMSFEELNTIGQFKAVEKIMDSEIRPMLAMDGGDLEIIDIKKDEKGITDIYIRYLGACSGCASGASGTLYAIEAVLKENLSPNIRIMPI, from the coding sequence ATGGCAAAAAATACACTAATAGGTGGTTCAATTTGGGATGAATATTCTCAAAAAGTTCAAGATAGAATGAATAACCCTTTACATATGGGTGAAATCACAGAAGAAGAAGCAGAAGAAAAAGGATTAAAATTAGTTGTAGCTGATTTTGGTGCTGAAAGCTGTGGCGATGCTGTAAGGCTCTACTGGTTAGTAGATGAAAAAACAGAAATCATAAAAGATGCTAAATTTAAAAGTTTTGGTTGTGGGACTGCTATTGCAAGTAGTGACACAATGGCTGGGCTTTGTATAGGTAAAACAGTAACAGAAGCTGTAAAAATTACAAATATTGATGTTGAAAAAGCGATGCGTGATAATCCAGACACTCCAGCTGTTCCGCCACAAAAAATGCACTGTTCTGTTATGGCTTACGATGTTATAAAAGCAGCTGCTGCTAGCTACAAAGGAGTTAACCCTGAAGATTTTGAAAATGAGATAATTGTTTGTGAATGTGCAAGAGTTAGTCTTGGAACAATTAAAGAGGTTATAAAAATCAATGATTTAAAATCTGTTGAAGAGATAACTCAATACACAAAAGCAGGTGCGTTTTGTAAAAGCTGTATAAAACCTGGTGGACATGAAAAAAGAGAATATTATTTAGTTGATATCTTGGCTGAAACAAGAGCTGAAATGGAAAAAGAAAAACTTGAAGCTATTGCAAATGCAAAAACAAGCGATAGCGGTATAGATATGAGCTTTGAAGAGCTTAATACCATTGGCCAATTTAAAGCAGTTGAAAAGATAATGGATAGTGAAATTCGTCCTATGCTAGCAATGGATGGCGGTGATTTAGAGATAATTGATATCAAAAAAGATGAAAAAGGAATTACAGACATTTATATAAGATATCTTGGTGCATGCTCAGGCTGTGCTAGTGGAGCTAGTGGAACTTTATACGCAATTGAAGCTGTATTAAAAGAAAATCTATCTCCAAACATAAGAATTATGCCTATATAA
- a CDS encoding NifS family cysteine desulfurase has product MKKVYLDNNATTMMDPEAYEEMLPFFKEKYGNPNSLHDYGTQTHKALRNAVDTLYRCINAGDMDDIIVTSCATESINWTLKGVYFDKIYTGEKDHIITTSVEHPAVSATCAFLESLDTKVTRLGVDGDGQIDLNELKNAMTDKTALVSIMWANNETGTIFPIKEAVQIAHEGGALFHTDATQAVGKLKVDVKDVGVDFMSFSAHKFHGPKGIGGLYIKDSIKLTSLLHGGEHMGGRRSGTLNVPYIVAMAKALDNATKFIEMENVHVRRLRDKLEDALLSIPDVAVIGDRKYRTPNTILASIKGVEGEAMLWDLNKAGIAASTGSACASEALENNPIMEAIGADVELAHTALRLSLSRFNTEEEIDYAIDEIKKAITRLRSISSTFAYTPSWHKSGL; this is encoded by the coding sequence ATGAAAAAAGTTTATTTAGATAACAATGCAACAACAATGATGGATCCAGAAGCATACGAAGAGATGCTTCCATTTTTCAAAGAAAAGTATGGAAACCCAAACTCACTGCATGATTATGGAACACAAACTCACAAAGCTCTTAGAAATGCAGTTGACACTCTATATAGGTGTATAAATGCTGGTGATATGGATGATATCATAGTAACTTCCTGTGCGACTGAAAGCATTAACTGGACACTAAAAGGAGTATATTTTGATAAAATTTATACAGGCGAAAAAGACCATATAATAACAACATCGGTTGAACACCCTGCTGTATCTGCAACCTGTGCATTTTTAGAATCTCTAGACACTAAAGTAACAAGGCTTGGTGTAGATGGAGATGGTCAAATAGACCTTAATGAATTAAAAAATGCAATGACTGATAAAACTGCACTTGTGAGCATAATGTGGGCAAACAACGAAACAGGAACTATATTTCCTATAAAAGAGGCTGTACAGATAGCTCATGAAGGTGGCGCATTATTTCATACAGATGCAACTCAAGCAGTTGGAAAGCTAAAAGTAGATGTCAAAGATGTTGGCGTTGATTTTATGAGCTTTTCAGCGCATAAATTTCACGGACCAAAAGGAATTGGTGGGCTATATATAAAAGATAGCATAAAGCTTACTAGCTTACTTCATGGAGGTGAACATATGGGTGGGCGAAGAAGTGGAACTTTAAATGTTCCTTATATTGTAGCAATGGCAAAAGCTCTTGATAATGCAACTAAATTCATAGAGATGGAAAATGTTCATGTAAGAAGATTAAGAGATAAGCTTGAAGATGCACTTTTAAGCATTCCTGATGTTGCTGTGATTGGGGATAGAAAATATAGAACCCCAAATACAATACTTGCTTCTATAAAAGGAGTTGAAGGAGAAGCTATGCTCTGGGACTTAAACAAAGCTGGAATTGCTGCTTCAACAGGATCTGCTTGTGCTAGTGAAGCGCTTGAAAACAACCCTATAATGGAAGCAATTGGAGCAGATGTGGAATTAGCACACACTGCACTTAGGTTATCACTTTCAAGATTTAATACAGAAGAAGAGATTGATTATGCTATTGATGAGATTAAAAAAGCCATAACAAGACTTAGATCAATTTCTAGCACATTTGCCTATACGCCATCATGGCATAAAAGCGGATTATAA
- the folE gene encoding GTP cyclohydrolase I FolE — translation MSNQENFENAVKTMLKIVGENIDRDGLKKTPTRVFKAFEFLTSGYKEDPKTVLNDALFDSTNNEMVLIKDIEFYSLCEHHLLPIIGRAHVAYIPNGKVVGLSKIPRMVNIFARRLQIQEQMTEQIAQAIQDVIKPQGVGVVLEARHMCMEMRGVEKINSKTTTSALRGGFISDHRTREEFFSLINSPKYSRF, via the coding sequence ATGTCAAATCAAGAAAATTTTGAAAATGCAGTTAAAACAATGCTTAAAATAGTCGGAGAAAATATAGATAGAGATGGCTTAAAAAAAACACCTACAAGAGTTTTTAAAGCTTTTGAATTTCTTACAAGTGGCTATAAAGAAGATCCTAAAACTGTTTTAAATGATGCACTTTTTGATAGCACAAATAATGAAATGGTGCTTATTAAAGATATAGAATTTTACAGCCTTTGCGAACATCACCTTTTACCTATTATAGGAAGAGCTCATGTTGCATATATTCCTAATGGAAAAGTTGTTGGGCTTAGTAAAATTCCAAGAATGGTAAATATATTTGCAAGAAGACTTCAAATTCAAGAGCAAATGACAGAACAAATAGCCCAAGCGATTCAAGATGTAATCAAGCCACAAGGCGTTGGTGTAGTTTTAGAAGCAAGGCATATGTGTATGGAGATGAGAGGTGTAGAAAAAATCAACTCAAAAACCACAACTTCAGCATTAAGAGGCGGCTTTATATCTGATCATAGAACCAGAGAGGAATTTTTCTCTTTAATAAATTCTCCAAAATATTCAAGGTTTTAA
- the tig gene encoding trigger factor, whose translation MKVTSKLLNSANALVEAQLDADSISKKTKEMAQKAAKNVKMDGFRQGKVPVNIVMQRYGKELEEDAKQDLFKEVINEALKELDKKTEDMLGEPAFSKFDEKDGNIDVEMEISFKPELSVEGYEDVIPEYSTPRVTKKEVEEKVKELLTMIAPLEKAEKEALEKGDFAKFDFEGFLDGEPFEGGKAENYVLEIGSNQFIPGFEDEMVGIKVGEEKDVKVTFPKEYQAEHLAGKDVVFKVKLHEIQTKKVKDAIEEEDLKKLMPNEEDVSQEKLEERIKTQIREDKFQKLLYEELKPKFVDAIVEKVTFDLPKTIVEQEIDLQFRNAWNTFSQDDMKKFREDKDALTKKRDEFREEAEKSVKLTFIVDALAKARNVDVSDQEVLQAIYFEAYRSGIDPKEHLEAYKNQGVLPAVKMALIEEKLFNDLFDKSKKEEKGE comes from the coding sequence ATGAAAGTTACTTCAAAACTATTAAATTCAGCAAATGCTTTAGTAGAAGCACAACTTGATGCAGATAGCATAAGTAAAAAGACAAAAGAAATGGCACAAAAAGCTGCAAAAAATGTCAAAATGGACGGATTTAGACAAGGAAAAGTTCCTGTAAATATTGTTATGCAAAGATATGGTAAAGAACTAGAAGAAGATGCAAAACAAGATCTTTTTAAAGAGGTTATCAACGAAGCATTAAAAGAGCTAGATAAAAAAACAGAAGATATGTTGGGCGAGCCAGCTTTTTCTAAGTTTGATGAAAAAGATGGAAATATAGATGTAGAAATGGAGATATCTTTTAAACCAGAATTATCTGTAGAAGGTTATGAAGATGTAATTCCTGAGTATTCAACACCAAGAGTTACTAAAAAAGAGGTTGAAGAAAAGGTAAAAGAACTATTGACAATGATAGCTCCACTTGAAAAAGCAGAAAAAGAAGCTTTAGAAAAAGGCGATTTTGCTAAATTTGACTTTGAAGGCTTTTTAGATGGTGAGCCATTTGAGGGCGGAAAAGCTGAAAATTATGTTTTAGAAATTGGCTCAAACCAATTTATACCAGGTTTTGAAGATGAGATGGTTGGAATAAAAGTTGGCGAAGAAAAAGATGTAAAAGTAACATTTCCAAAAGAGTATCAAGCTGAGCATTTAGCAGGAAAAGATGTAGTTTTTAAAGTAAAACTTCATGAAATTCAAACTAAAAAAGTAAAAGATGCTATTGAAGAAGAAGATTTAAAAAAACTTATGCCTAATGAAGAAGATGTAAGTCAAGAAAAACTTGAAGAGAGAATCAAAACTCAAATTAGAGAAGATAAATTTCAAAAACTTTTATATGAAGAGTTAAAACCAAAATTTGTAGATGCTATAGTTGAAAAAGTAACTTTTGATCTTCCAAAAACAATTGTTGAACAAGAGATAGACCTTCAGTTTAGAAATGCATGGAATACATTTTCGCAAGATGATATGAAGAAATTTAGAGAAGATAAAGATGCTTTAACTAAAAAAAGAGATGAGTTTAGAGAAGAGGCTGAAAAAAGTGTAAAACTTACTTTTATAGTTGATGCTCTTGCAAAAGCTAGAAATGTAGATGTTAGTGATCAGGAGGTTCTTCAAGCTATTTATTTTGAAGCTTATAGATCGGGCATTGATCCAAAAGAACATTTAGAGGCTTATAAAAATCAAGGAGTTTTGCCAGCTGTTAAAATGGCTTTGATTGAGGAAAAATTATTCAATGATCTATTTGATAAAAGTAAAAAAGAAGAAAAAGGCGAATAA
- the clpP gene encoding ATP-dependent Clp endopeptidase proteolytic subunit ClpP: MSFYIPYVVEQTSRGERSYDIYSRLLKDRIIMLSGEINDAVASAIVAQLLFLEAEDPEKDIYLYINSPGGVVTSGFSIYDTMNYIKPDICTICIGQAASMGAFLLSCGEKSKRYALPNSRIMIHQPLGGAQGQATDIEIQTKEILRIKESLNKILAKNTGQKLDKIKKDTERDFFMSADEAMRYGMIDKVLDKSFK; the protein is encoded by the coding sequence ATGAGTTTTTATATACCTTATGTAGTTGAACAAACTAGCAGAGGTGAGAGAAGTTATGATATATATTCTAGGCTTTTAAAAGATAGGATTATAATGCTAAGTGGCGAGATAAATGACGCTGTTGCAAGTGCGATAGTTGCACAACTTTTATTTTTAGAAGCAGAAGATCCTGAAAAAGATATTTATCTTTATATAAATAGCCCTGGTGGAGTTGTTACAAGTGGATTTAGCATATATGATACTATGAACTATATAAAACCTGATATTTGCACTATTTGCATAGGTCAAGCAGCCTCAATGGGTGCATTTTTACTTAGTTGTGGAGAAAAAAGTAAAAGATATGCTTTGCCAAACTCAAGAATTATGATACACCAACCACTAGGTGGAGCACAAGGTCAAGCAACTGACATTGAAATTCAAACAAAAGAGATACTTAGAATAAAAGAGTCTTTAAATAAAATTTTGGCTAAAAACACAGGTCAAAAACTAGATAAGATTAAAAAAGATACAGAAAGAGACTTTTTTATGAGTGCTGATGAGGCTATGAGGTATGGTATGATTGATAAAGTTTTGGATAAAAGTTTTAAATAA
- the def gene encoding peptide deformylase, protein MILEVLTYPNKILFEKSEEVTKFDENLHKFLDDMYETMIAKKGIGLAAIQVGKPIRALIINLVNEENIQDKADLIEIINPVITYKDGEITFQEGCLSVPDFYEEVTRPNNIVLKYQDRFGNHKELEADELLAVCIQHEIDHLNGHLFIEKIGYTKRKKFDKELKKKLKKK, encoded by the coding sequence ATGATATTAGAAGTTTTAACATACCCAAATAAGATATTATTTGAAAAATCAGAAGAAGTTACTAAATTTGATGAAAATTTACATAAATTTCTAGATGATATGTATGAAACTATGATAGCAAAAAAAGGCATTGGATTAGCTGCTATTCAAGTTGGTAAGCCAATTCGTGCCTTAATTATAAACTTAGTTAACGAAGAGAATATCCAAGATAAAGCAGATTTGATTGAGATTATAAATCCTGTTATAACATATAAAGATGGAGAGATAACCTTTCAAGAGGGTTGTTTGTCTGTTCCTGATTTTTATGAAGAGGTAACAAGGCCAAACAATATAGTATTAAAATATCAAGATAGATTTGGTAATCATAAAGAACTAGAAGCAGATGAACTTTTAGCTGTTTGCATACAACATGAGATAGATCATTTAAATGGACATCTTTTTATAGAAAAAATAGGATATACAAAAAGAAAAAAATTTGATAAAGAGTTGAAGAAAAAATTGAAGAAAAAATGA
- a CDS encoding YifB family Mg chelatase-like AAA ATPase, which yields MKSLKCAIFTDELHIINVESTFLRGLPSFNIIGLASTTIKESENRIKSSLLSLNFSFPPQKIVINLSPSDMPKNGSFFDLPIALLIALQKDNFDSNFFAFGELGLNGKVKSTSSLFSTLLFLSEKVKIAKVLVPKDIALKAATIPNLDVHAVDSLQDAIMFFKDEEFAKNSYVDETHPLFRDSITINGKNYIPNFNYELDFKDVKGQTRAKRASLIAACGMHNILFEGSPGCGKSMCAKRIRYILPPQSTKDILLTTAYESLNYKDIDFSPLRPFRSPHHTATRSSIFGGSKIGEVALANGGELFFDEFPHFGKKILESLREPLEDNKILISRVNSKIEYKTKFIFVAAQNPCPCGNLFNKSGNCICSEIEIKRYKNAISSALLDRIDLYVAMEEINKDDRSDISSKEMYKEVLKVFKIQKNRNQNDLNGKLKDSEINKFCILENSAKDTLDLAISKFELSQRGINKTLKVARTVADLENKEAINKFHILESLSFRMRSVI from the coding sequence ATGAAGTCCTTAAAGTGTGCAATTTTTACAGATGAACTACATATAATAAATGTAGAATCAACATTTTTAAGAGGACTTCCATCTTTTAACATTATAGGTCTTGCAAGTACTACTATAAAAGAGAGTGAAAATAGGATAAAATCTTCACTTCTCTCTTTAAATTTCTCTTTTCCTCCACAAAAGATTGTTATAAATTTATCTCCTTCGGATATGCCTAAAAATGGTAGTTTTTTTGATTTGCCAATAGCTCTTTTGATAGCTTTACAAAAAGATAATTTCGACAGTAATTTTTTTGCTTTTGGTGAACTTGGGCTAAATGGTAAGGTTAAAAGCACAAGCTCACTTTTTTCAACTTTGCTTTTTTTAAGCGAGAAAGTAAAAATCGCAAAAGTTTTAGTTCCAAAAGATATAGCCCTAAAAGCAGCTACAATACCAAATTTAGATGTTCATGCAGTAGATAGTTTGCAAGATGCTATTATGTTTTTTAAAGATGAGGAATTTGCTAAAAATAGTTATGTAGATGAAACTCATCCGCTTTTTAGAGATAGTATTACCATAAATGGAAAAAATTATATTCCAAATTTTAATTATGAATTAGATTTTAAGGATGTTAAAGGGCAAACTAGGGCAAAAAGAGCAAGCTTGATTGCAGCTTGTGGTATGCATAATATTTTGTTTGAAGGAAGTCCTGGTTGTGGAAAAAGTATGTGTGCTAAAAGAATTAGATATATTTTACCACCACAAAGCACAAAGGATATTTTATTAACCACGGCTTATGAATCATTAAACTATAAAGATATAGATTTTTCGCCATTAAGACCATTTAGAAGCCCACATCATACAGCAACAAGAAGTTCAATATTTGGTGGATCAAAGATAGGAGAGGTTGCTTTGGCAAACGGAGGAGAGTTATTTTTTGATGAATTTCCTCATTTTGGTAAGAAAATTTTAGAAAGTTTAAGAGAGCCTCTTGAAGATAATAAAATACTTATTTCAAGAGTAAACTCAAAGATTGAATACAAAACAAAATTTATTTTTGTAGCTGCACAAAATCCTTGTCCTTGTGGCAATCTATTTAATAAAAGTGGGAATTGTATATGCTCAGAAATTGAAATAAAAAGATATAAAAATGCTATCTCATCTGCTTTGCTTGACAGAATTGATCTGTATGTTGCTATGGAGGAGATAAACAAAGATGATAGAAGTGATATTAGTAGTAAAGAGATGTATAAAGAGGTTTTAAAAGTTTTTAAAATTCAAAAAAATCGTAATCAAAACGATCTAAATGGAAAGCTAAAAGATAGCGAAATAAACAAATTTTGTATTTTAGAAAATAGTGCAAAAGATACTTTGGATTTAGCTATCTCAAAATTTGAATTATCCCAGCGTGGCATAAATAAAACTTTAAAAGTTGCAAGAACTGTGGCAGATTTAGAAAATAAAGAGGCGATTAATAAATTTCATATTTTAGAAAGTCTTAGTTTTAGAATGAGAAGTGTAATATGA
- a CDS encoding NAD(P)H-hydrate dehydratase, with protein MKKIFLSTNELDRKCIEHFGLSKEILMENAASGIEKEIRKNLTRNSKILAVCGGGNNGADGICTLRKLAKDYECYLLLVSDKLNEMTKFQLSIAKSCGIKIVDRIDEIDEYDCYIDAIFGSGLNRDLEPRIYEVINTINAKKGLKIAVDIPSGINKFGQINNIAFKADVAITMGALKLALFLDEAKDFVGKIKVVNLGVSRANFETQTNYFLLTKNDLKLPFREKKNSNKSDYGHLYIVCGEMKGAAEICAMSAVSIGAGLVSLVSNENIENLSPIIMQKSSFANAKTIVCGCGLGNHHLNLKELIDKNVVIDADLFYKDEILDLITKNENLVLTPHPKEFVSLLKICGIVDVSVTKLQKNRFEYAKLYSKNYDNVLVLKGANTIIAYKEKLYIMPCGDSRLSKAGSGDALAGIIGGLLAQNYTPLNAAINGVLAHALSIKKCRYNSYAITPFDIIEGIKCL; from the coding sequence ATGAAAAAGATATTTTTAAGCACGAATGAACTTGATAGAAAATGTATTGAACATTTTGGATTGAGTAAAGAAATTTTGATGGAAAATGCAGCAAGTGGCATTGAAAAAGAGATTAGAAAAAATCTAACAAGAAATAGTAAAATTTTAGCTGTTTGTGGAGGTGGAAACAATGGAGCCGACGGTATTTGTACGCTTAGAAAATTAGCAAAAGATTATGAATGTTATTTACTGTTAGTTAGTGATAAATTAAACGAAATGACTAAATTTCAACTTAGCATTGCTAAGAGCTGCGGAATTAAGATTGTTGATAGAATTGATGAGATTGATGAATATGATTGCTATATAGATGCTATATTTGGGAGTGGCTTAAATAGAGATTTAGAGCCAAGAATCTACGAAGTTATCAATACAATTAATGCCAAAAAAGGTTTAAAGATTGCTGTTGATATCCCAAGTGGTATAAATAAATTTGGACAAATTAATAATATTGCTTTTAAGGCTGATGTTGCTATTACAATGGGAGCTTTAAAATTGGCTCTATTTTTAGATGAAGCAAAAGATTTTGTTGGTAAAATTAAAGTAGTAAATTTAGGAGTTAGCAGAGCAAATTTTGAGACACAAACTAACTACTTCTTGCTAACAAAAAATGATTTAAAACTACCTTTTAGGGAGAAAAAAAATAGTAATAAATCAGACTATGGACACCTATATATAGTTTGTGGAGAGATGAAGGGTGCAGCTGAAATTTGTGCAATGAGTGCAGTTAGTATTGGAGCTGGGTTAGTTAGTTTAGTTAGTAATGAAAATATAGAAAATCTAAGCCCTATAATCATGCAAAAAAGCTCTTTTGCAAATGCAAAAACTATAGTTTGTGGTTGTGGTTTAGGAAATCATCATTTAAATTTAAAAGAGTTAATAGATAAAAATGTAGTAATTGATGCTGATCTTTTTTATAAAGATGAAATTTTGGATTTGATAACAAAAAATGAAAATTTAGTTTTAACACCACACCCAAAAGAGTTTGTTAGTTTGCTTAAAATTTGCGGTATTGTAGATGTTAGTGTTACAAAACTTCAAAAAAATAGATTTGAGTATGCAAAACTTTATAGTAAAAACTATGACAATGTTTTAGTTTTAAAAGGGGCAAATACCATAATTGCTTATAAAGAAAAACTATATATCATGCCTTGTGGAGATAGCAGGCTATCAAAAGCTGGAAGTGGGGACGCTTTGGCTGGTATTATTGGTGGACTTTTAGCTCAAAACTACACACCTTTAAATGCCGCTATAAATGGAGTGTTGGCTCATGCTTTAAGCATTAAAAAATGTAGGTATAATTCGTATGCGATTACGCCATTTGATATAATTGAGGGGATAAAATGTTTATAA
- the purN gene encoding phosphoribosylglycinamide formyltransferase yields the protein MFIKKIAILFSGNGSNLENILQKVHNRVFNGIKIECALLICNKKDAFGIERAKKFGLETMIIENNKFQNREEFDKKLVEVIKKANVDLVILAGFMRILTPIFTNRIKAINLHPSILPLFKGANAIKESFESGMMLGGVSVHYVSEELDGGKLIKQRAFERTRDMSLDEWEEQIHKIEHELLSEAIIEILCG from the coding sequence ATGTTTATAAAAAAAATTGCTATACTTTTTAGCGGAAATGGTTCAAATTTAGAAAATATTTTACAAAAAGTTCATAATAGGGTTTTTAATGGAATAAAGATAGAGTGTGCTTTGCTAATTTGTAATAAAAAAGATGCTTTTGGAATAGAACGAGCTAAAAAATTTGGGCTTGAAACTATGATTATTGAAAATAATAAATTTCAAAATAGAGAAGAATTTGACAAAAAATTAGTTGAGGTAATTAAAAAAGCTAATGTGGATTTAGTTATTTTGGCAGGATTTATGAGAATTTTAACCCCTATTTTTACAAACAGGATAAAAGCTATTAATTTGCACCCTTCGATTCTTCCACTTTTTAAAGGAGCAAATGCCATAAAAGAGAGCTTTGAGAGTGGTATGATGTTAGGTGGTGTTAGTGTTCATTATGTAAGTGAAGAACTTGATGGCGGTAAACTTATAAAACAAAGGGCATTTGAACGAACTAGAGATATGAGTTTAGATGAATGGGAAGAGCAAATCCATAAAATAGAGCATGAGTTATTGTCTGAGGCGATAATAGAGATTTTGTGTGGTTAA